The following coding sequences lie in one Saccopteryx bilineata isolate mSacBil1 chromosome 5, mSacBil1_pri_phased_curated, whole genome shotgun sequence genomic window:
- the ARL4C gene encoding ADP-ribosylation factor-like protein 4C: MGNISSNISAFQSLHIVMLGLDSAGKTTVLYRLKFNEFVNTVPTIGFNTEKIKLSNGTAKGISCHFWDVGGQEKLRPLWKSYSRCTDGIIYVVDSVDVDRLEEAKTELHKVTKFAENQGTPLLVIANKQDLPKSLPVAEIEKQLALHELIPATTYHVQPACAIIGEGLTEGMDKLYEMILKRRKSLKQKKKR; this comes from the coding sequence ATGGGCAACATCTCCTCCAACATCTCGGCCTTCCAGTCCCTGCACATCGTCATGCTGGGCTTGGACTCGGCCGGCAAGACCACGGTGCTCTACCGGCTCAAGTTCAACGAGTTCGTCAACACGGTGCCCACCATCGGCTTCAACACGGAGAAGATCAAGCTGAGCAACGGCACGGCCAAGGGCATCAGCTGCCACTTCTGGGACGTGGGCGGCCAGGAGAAGCTGCGGCCGCTGTGGAAATCCTACAGCCGTTGCACGGACGGCATCATCTACGTGGTGGACTCGGTGGACGTGGACCGGCTGGAGGAGGCCAAGACCGAGCTGCACAAGGTGACCAAGTTCGCCGAGAACCAGGGCACGCCGCTGCTGGTCATCGCCAACAAGCAGGACCTGCCCAAGTCGCTGCCGGTGGCCGAGATCGAGAAGCAGTTGGCGCTGCACGAGCTCATCCCGGCCACCACCTACCACGTCCAGCCGGCGTGCGCCATCATCGGCGAGGGCCTCACCGAGGGCATGGACAAGCTCTATGAGATGATTCTGAAACGCAGGAAGTCCCTCAAACAGAAGAAGAAGCGGTAA